In Burkholderia contaminans, the following proteins share a genomic window:
- a CDS encoding MIP/aquaporin family protein, whose amino-acid sequence MSPYIAEFIGTAILVLLGNGAVANVLLAKTKGKGADLIVIVMGWAMAVFVAVYVTASFSGAHLNPIVTISLALAGKFAWSKVGGYVLAQMLGGMAGALLVWLAYRQHFAKEADADLKLAVFCTAPAIRSVTHNVLTEAICTFVLILGVLYLASPQVGLGALDALPVGLLVLGIGISLGGPTGYAMSPARDLSPRIMHALLPIPGKRDSDWRYAWVPVVGPLLGGAAAAGLYLHLHAMA is encoded by the coding sequence ATGTCACCTTATATTGCAGAATTCATCGGCACGGCGATCCTCGTGCTGCTCGGCAACGGCGCGGTCGCAAACGTGCTGCTTGCAAAGACCAAGGGCAAAGGCGCGGACCTGATCGTGATCGTGATGGGCTGGGCGATGGCCGTATTCGTCGCCGTCTACGTGACCGCGTCGTTCAGCGGCGCGCACCTGAACCCGATCGTCACCATCAGCCTCGCGCTCGCGGGCAAGTTCGCGTGGTCGAAAGTCGGCGGCTACGTCCTCGCGCAGATGCTCGGCGGGATGGCGGGCGCGCTGCTCGTGTGGCTCGCCTATCGCCAGCACTTCGCGAAGGAAGCCGATGCGGACCTGAAGCTCGCGGTGTTCTGCACGGCGCCCGCGATCCGCAGCGTCACGCACAACGTGCTGACCGAAGCGATCTGCACGTTCGTGCTGATCCTCGGCGTGCTGTACCTCGCGTCGCCGCAAGTCGGCCTCGGCGCGCTCGACGCACTGCCCGTCGGCCTGCTCGTGCTCGGCATCGGCATCTCGCTCGGCGGCCCGACCGGCTATGCGATGAGCCCCGCGCGCGACCTGTCGCCGCGCATCATGCACGCGCTGCTGCCGATCCCCGGCAAGCGCGACAGCGACTGGCGCTATGCATGGGTGCCCGTCGTCGGTCCGCTGCTCGGCGGCGCCGCGGCGGCCGGCCTGTACCTGCACCTGCACGCGATGGCCTGA
- a CDS encoding HAD family hydrolase, whose protein sequence is MLDHLICDCDGVLVDSEIIADRVLLDTLSATFPNLDFEAAAKSAFGQQTSRFLAGIESRFGIEMPANFIETIEHNIESALAQSLAPISGVRDALLRVSLPAAVVSNSRLARVRSSLKRAALTEIFGDRVFSSEQVARPKPYPDVYLHAAHTLGVAPERCVVVEDSVSGLNAARAAGMKTIAFVGASHIPDNYADALRAMGITRIMREMNELPAFVEAGVRGEFGDVQS, encoded by the coding sequence ATGCTCGATCACCTCATCTGCGACTGCGACGGCGTGCTCGTCGACAGCGAAATCATCGCCGACCGCGTCCTGCTCGACACGCTGTCGGCCACGTTCCCGAATCTCGATTTCGAAGCCGCCGCCAAGTCGGCGTTCGGCCAGCAGACGTCGCGCTTCCTGGCGGGAATCGAATCCCGCTTCGGGATCGAGATGCCGGCCAACTTCATCGAGACCATCGAGCACAACATCGAGAGCGCGCTGGCGCAATCGCTCGCGCCGATCTCCGGCGTGCGCGACGCGCTGCTGAGGGTGAGCCTGCCGGCGGCCGTCGTGTCGAACAGCCGGCTCGCGCGCGTGCGCAGCTCGCTGAAGCGCGCGGCGCTCACCGAGATCTTCGGCGATCGCGTGTTCAGCTCCGAGCAGGTGGCGCGGCCGAAGCCCTACCCCGACGTCTACCTGCATGCGGCGCACACGCTCGGCGTCGCGCCGGAGCGCTGCGTCGTCGTCGAGGACAGCGTGTCGGGGCTGAATGCCGCGCGCGCGGCGGGCATGAAGACGATCGCATTCGTCGGCGCGAGCCACATCCCCGACAACTACGCGGACGCACTGCGCGCGATGGGCATCACGCGGATCATGCGCGAGATGAACGAGCTGCCGGCGTTCGTCGAAGCCGGCGTTCGCGGCGAATTCGGGGACGTACAGTCCTGA
- the ribB gene encoding 3,4-dihydroxy-2-butanone-4-phosphate synthase, giving the protein MSLMSVSSAPADAFADLPLLDSEPVPPRIAAALEAMRAGRAVVLQDDHDRENEADLIVAAERITPETMALLIRECSGIVCLCLTDDTVRALELPPMVQTNESRNGTAFTVSIEAREGVHTGVSAADRVTTIRAAIAEGAKPHDIVRPGHVFPLRAQPGGVLARRGHTEGTVDLSILAGLKPAGVLCELMNPDGTMTRGDDVERFAQQHGLPMLTIAELVEFREALAAARERCCEPA; this is encoded by the coding sequence ATGTCCTTGATGTCCGTTTCGTCGGCACCCGCCGACGCCTTTGCCGATCTCCCGTTGCTGGATTCCGAACCGGTGCCGCCGCGCATCGCTGCCGCGCTCGAAGCGATGCGCGCAGGCCGTGCCGTGGTGCTGCAGGACGACCATGACCGCGAGAACGAAGCCGACCTGATCGTTGCCGCCGAGCGCATCACGCCCGAGACGATGGCGTTGCTGATCCGCGAATGCAGCGGCATCGTGTGTCTGTGCCTGACCGACGACACCGTGCGTGCGCTCGAGCTGCCGCCGATGGTGCAGACCAACGAGAGCCGCAACGGCACAGCGTTCACCGTGTCGATCGAGGCGCGCGAAGGCGTGCATACGGGCGTATCGGCGGCCGATCGCGTGACGACGATCCGCGCGGCGATCGCGGAAGGGGCGAAGCCGCACGACATCGTGCGCCCCGGCCACGTGTTTCCGCTGCGTGCACAACCGGGCGGCGTGCTGGCGCGCCGCGGTCACACCGAAGGCACGGTCGACCTGTCGATCCTCGCCGGCCTGAAGCCGGCCGGCGTGCTGTGCGAGCTGATGAATCCGGACGGCACGATGACGCGCGGCGACGATGTCGAGCGTTTCGCGCAACAGCACGGCCTGCCGATGCTGACGATCGCCGAACTCGTCGAGTTCCGCGAGGCGCTGGCCGCCGCGCGCGAGCGCTGCTGCGAACCGGCCTGA
- a CDS encoding helix-turn-helix domain-containing protein: protein MSSPLALVRDVSSFESGNAADARASASLDVLEQVVGVNLARLRAERQLSLDALARLSGVSRAMLAQIESARSVPSIKVLCKIAAALKVSVAAFLRRHAVNGFEHLAAERASRVVSSNGRFSARALYPEGEPAAAEFHELRIAPLHTEPGARRAPGTTVNLVVSEGTLEVSVHDRRQLLATGDAIVFDADQPYSLRNPGDSEARAFRVTVSPEVPPRWLVPDAAHTAHAAG, encoded by the coding sequence ATGTCTTCACCCCTTGCGCTCGTGCGCGACGTGTCTTCCTTCGAGTCCGGCAATGCCGCCGATGCGCGGGCGTCCGCGTCGCTCGACGTTCTGGAACAGGTCGTCGGTGTGAACCTCGCGCGGTTGCGCGCCGAGCGGCAACTGTCGCTCGATGCGCTCGCGCGGCTGTCCGGCGTGTCGCGCGCGATGCTCGCGCAGATCGAGTCGGCGCGCAGCGTGCCGTCGATCAAGGTGCTCTGCAAGATCGCCGCGGCGCTGAAGGTATCGGTCGCCGCCTTCCTGCGCCGCCATGCCGTGAACGGCTTCGAGCACCTGGCGGCCGAGCGCGCGTCGCGGGTCGTCAGCTCGAACGGCCGCTTCTCGGCGCGTGCGCTGTACCCGGAAGGCGAGCCGGCCGCGGCCGAGTTCCACGAACTGCGGATCGCGCCGCTGCATACGGAGCCCGGCGCCCGCCGCGCGCCCGGCACGACGGTCAATCTCGTCGTCAGCGAAGGCACGCTCGAAGTCAGCGTGCATGACCGCCGCCAGTTGCTCGCGACCGGCGACGCGATCGTGTTCGATGCCGACCAGCCGTACAGCCTGCGCAACCCGGGCGACAGCGAGGCGCGCGCATTCCGCGTGACGGTGAGCCCCGAGGTGCCGCCGCGCTGGCTCGTGCCCGATGCGGCGCATACGGCGCACGCGGCCGGCTGA
- a CDS encoding MFS transporter, whose product MPIPLLALAISAFAIGTTEFVIMGLLPEVARDLAVSLPSAGLLVTGYALGVAAGAPLLAVLTSRMPRKAALQLLMAIFIVGNVLCATASGYAMLMVARVVTSFAHGSFFGIGAVVAASLVPADKRASAIALMFTGLTLSNVLGVPFGTFVGQLLGWRASFWIVAALGVLSLGGVAALVPNRHDSGPVGLGHEVRVLKEPQVWLALLMTVLGFGGVFVVFTYIAPILQSVSGYSPRSVALILVLFGAGLTIGNTLGGKLADRALMPSLIAILVALMAVMVVFAKTSHHPVAAAVTVFVWGIAAFATVPPLQAHVVEKAASAPHLASTLNIGAFNVGNALGAWLGGLALEHGLALDALPWVAVAVTFAALVVTWFAMRLDARGPARGTAPAAQ is encoded by the coding sequence ATGCCCATTCCGTTACTGGCGCTTGCGATCAGCGCCTTCGCCATCGGTACCACCGAGTTCGTCATCATGGGCCTGTTGCCCGAGGTCGCGCGCGACCTGGCCGTGTCGCTGCCGTCTGCCGGCCTGCTGGTCACGGGTTACGCGCTCGGTGTCGCGGCCGGCGCGCCGCTGCTCGCGGTGCTGACGAGCCGCATGCCGCGCAAGGCCGCGCTGCAGTTGCTGATGGCGATCTTCATCGTCGGCAACGTGCTGTGCGCGACTGCGTCCGGCTACGCGATGCTGATGGTCGCGCGGGTCGTCACGTCGTTCGCGCACGGGTCGTTCTTCGGGATCGGTGCAGTGGTCGCCGCGTCGCTCGTGCCGGCCGACAAGCGTGCGAGCGCGATCGCGCTGATGTTCACGGGGCTCACGCTGTCGAACGTGCTGGGCGTGCCGTTCGGCACCTTCGTCGGCCAGTTGCTTGGCTGGCGCGCGTCGTTCTGGATCGTCGCCGCGCTCGGCGTGCTGTCGCTCGGCGGCGTCGCCGCGCTGGTGCCGAACCGCCACGACAGCGGGCCGGTCGGCCTCGGCCACGAAGTGCGCGTGCTGAAGGAGCCGCAGGTGTGGCTCGCGCTGCTGATGACCGTGCTCGGCTTCGGCGGCGTGTTCGTCGTGTTCACGTACATCGCGCCGATTCTCCAGTCCGTGTCGGGCTATTCGCCGCGCTCGGTCGCGCTGATCCTCGTCCTGTTCGGCGCGGGGCTGACGATCGGCAACACGCTCGGCGGCAAGCTCGCGGACCGCGCGCTGATGCCGTCGTTGATCGCGATCCTCGTTGCGCTGATGGCCGTGATGGTCGTGTTCGCCAAGACGAGCCACCATCCGGTCGCGGCGGCCGTCACCGTGTTCGTATGGGGGATCGCCGCATTTGCGACGGTGCCGCCGCTCCAGGCGCACGTGGTCGAGAAGGCCGCGAGCGCGCCGCATCTCGCATCGACGCTGAACATCGGCGCGTTCAACGTCGGCAATGCGCTCGGCGCGTGGCTCGGCGGCCTTGCGCTGGAACACGGCCTGGCGCTCGATGCGCTGCCCTGGGTGGCCGTCGCGGTGACGTTCGCGGCGCTCGTCGTCACGTGGTTTGCGATGCGGCTCGACGCGCGCGGGCCGGCGCGCGGCACGGCGCCGGCGGCGCAATGA
- a CDS encoding LysR family transcriptional regulator, whose translation MDRLGDIRLFVEAAELGSLSAAGRKLNLTPAAASARLAKLEAAVATRLFDRSTRQLRLTDEGRLYLNGCRQALQALDDANALLQAGRNVVGGRVRLSATSDFGRRRLLDWLDEFTARYPNVTFSLTASDSTANLWQDEIDLAIRFAAPPDGALIARRLAADRRVPCAAPSFIERHGVPSDPEDLARFPCNVITVASGPMNTWRFTRGDDTQTCTVPLATAFETNDGGLAREWALRGRGIVLNSIWDVADDIRAGRLKVLLPDWRHQSAALHAIYPGKRYMAPRVRVLLDFLAERFAREEAAHEDLLNACR comes from the coding sequence ATGGATCGACTGGGCGATATCCGGCTGTTCGTCGAGGCGGCCGAGCTGGGTAGCCTGTCCGCCGCCGGGCGCAAGCTGAACCTCACGCCGGCCGCCGCGAGCGCGCGCCTCGCGAAGCTCGAGGCGGCGGTCGCCACCCGGCTGTTCGACCGCTCGACCCGGCAGTTGCGGCTCACCGACGAGGGCCGCCTGTACCTGAACGGCTGCCGGCAGGCGTTGCAGGCGCTCGATGACGCGAACGCGCTGTTGCAGGCCGGCCGCAACGTCGTCGGCGGCCGGGTACGGCTGTCGGCGACGTCCGATTTCGGCCGCCGCCGGCTGCTCGACTGGCTCGATGAATTCACCGCGCGCTACCCGAACGTGACGTTCTCGCTGACGGCGTCCGACTCGACGGCGAACCTGTGGCAGGACGAGATCGACCTCGCGATCCGCTTCGCGGCGCCGCCCGACGGCGCGCTGATCGCCCGCCGGCTCGCCGCGGACCGGCGCGTGCCGTGCGCGGCGCCGTCGTTCATCGAACGCCACGGCGTGCCGAGCGATCCGGAAGATCTGGCCCGCTTTCCGTGCAACGTGATCACGGTGGCGTCCGGCCCGATGAACACGTGGCGCTTCACGCGCGGCGACGACACACAAACCTGCACGGTACCGCTCGCCACCGCGTTCGAGACCAACGACGGCGGCCTCGCCCGCGAGTGGGCGCTGCGCGGCCGCGGCATCGTGCTGAACTCGATCTGGGATGTCGCCGACGACATCCGCGCCGGGCGGCTCAAGGTCCTGCTGCCGGACTGGCGGCACCAGAGCGCAGCGCTGCACGCGATCTATCCGGGCAAGCGCTACATGGCGCCGCGCGTGCGCGTGCTGCTCGACTTTCTCGCCGAACGCTTCGCGCGCGAGGAAGCCGCGCACGAAGACCTGCTGAACGCGTGCCGCTGA